The genomic region ctgtctctgtcattctttgtctgtctctgtctttctttgtctgtctctgtctttctttgtctgtctctgtctttctttgtctatctctgtcattctttgtctgtctctgtctttcattgtctgtctctgtctttctttgtctgtctctgtctttcattgtctgtctctgtctttctttgtctgtctctgtctttctttgtctgtctttgtcagtcagtcattttgtcttcgtctttctttgtcagtctgtcagtctgtctatctgtctctttcttagtctgtctgtcagtctgtctatctgtctctttctttgtctgtctgtcagtctgtctatctgtctctttctttgtctgtctgttagtttgtctctgtctttctatgtatgtctccgtctttctttgttagtctctatctttctttgtctgtctttgtcttattttgtcagtcagtcagtctgtctatctgtttctttctttgtctgtctgtcagtctgtccatctgtctgtctctgtcttttttttatccgtctctgtctttctttgtcagtctatctctctctctctctctctctctctctctctctctctctctctctctctctctctctctttctctctctctttctctctctctttctctctctcttcatctccccccccctctctctctctctttctctctctctctctctctctctctctctctctctctctctctctctctctctctctctctctctctctctctctctctctctctctctctttttatctccctcccctctctctctctttatctccctcccctttctctctctctctctctctctctctctctctctctctctctctctctctctctctctctctctctctctctctctgtctgtctgtctgtatgtatgtctgtctccctctctctctctctctctctctctgtctgtctgtctgtttgtctgtctccctctctctctctctctctctctccatctccctcctctctctctctctctctctctctctctctctctctctctctctctctctgtgtctctgtctctgtctctgtctctatctctatctctatctctatctctatctctgtctctgtctctgtctctgtctctgtctctgtctctgtctctgtctctgtctctgtctctgtctctatctctatctctatctctgtctctgtctctctctctgtctctgtctctgtctctgtctctgtctctgtctctgtctctgtctctgtatctctctctctctctctctctctctctctctctctctctccctctctctctctctccctctcttcatctccctctcttcatctccctccctctctctctctctctctctctctctctctctctctctctctctctctctctctctctctctctctctctctctctctctctctctcttcatctccctccctccctctctctctctctctgtctgtctgtctgtctgtctgtttctctctctctctgtctgtctgtctgtctgtctgtttctctctctctctctctctctctctctctctctctctctctctctctctctctctctctctctctctctctctctctctcttcatctccctccttctctctctctctctttctctctctctctctctctctctctctctctgtctctgtctctgtctctgtctctgtctctgcctctgcctctgtctctgtctctgtctctgtctctgtctctgtctctgtctctgtctctgtctctgtctctgtctctgtctctctctctctctctctctctctctctctctctctctctctctctcttcatctccctccctccctctctctctctctctctctctctctctctctctctctctctctctctctctctctctctctctctctctctctctctctctctctctctctctctctctccatctctctctttctctctgtctctctctctctctctctctctctctctctctatatatatatatatatatatatatatatatatatatatatatatctgtctctctctctgacttcacACACCTGGCGTATAGCGATCAGCAGTTTCTTATCTCCGCCGACCGATAAGTCCCGAGCAAGGCCAGACGATACCTTTGGATCGTTTcacgttatcctcattatttggGAAAATAATCTTCCAACTCGTAGCTTCATattttgtttcttcgtttttttttgtacttCTGGGGCTCACATTTGTAGAAACAGGTGATTTTTTCAGACAAATGCCCTAGCAATTGTTTTTATAGTAAGGAAAACGTttccttatacccccccccccctcctccaaataTGATTCTGATGAAGCCTACAAAGATCACAAAAGCGTTGTAAAGATCCGAAACATTTATGTAGTCGATCTTCACTTTGCAAAACGTGGCCAAACTGCGCATTTATTTTCACCATTAGATACCGAGGAAGGTCAAAGCTCCCTGTAATGACCAACCTGTTTATCCCTCAATGCTGATAAGTTAATGTACTGAGACTGATATCCATTCTGTCATGTTTATCTATAtccgaatttctctctctctctctctctctctctctctctctctctctctctctctctctctctctctctctctctctctctctctctcacacacacagtgtgtgtgtgtgtgtgtgtgtgtgtgtatgcatatatatatacacacacagtgtgtgtatatatatgcatatatatatatatatatatatatatatatatacacatacatatatatatatatatatatatatatatatatatatgcacatatatacggtgttgtgtatatatgtatatatatatatatatatatatctttctatctatctatctaactaattatctatctactttatACCATTTAGTAGCAGAGCGAGGCCCCCTAACATCCGAAGCGTTGTTTGATGTTGGCTCATGATCGCTATCAACATTTTTTCTTATACAAAAAGTTACtttacacaaaaagaaaaaaaaaaaatagaaaagcctAAAACTCCTTAATTAACATGCTGATATTTTATTTGAAGCAAAATAAGGAACTCTGACCACTCTGCGACTCATATATTATGACACACGCCACTCTTTCCATGGCAAGCCCGTGGGAACTTTTTCACATTCAGAGAAGCCATTTTTCATTAacttattacatttattgttctTAAGGAAAGTGGAAGTATGTTGCTTGAGGGTTTGCGTCTTACTCTGCGAGTGAGCTCCACGTTCCGAATCTCACACAGCTGGATAATTCCAAAGATCACAGACATTCATTTCTCTTAGTGTCTGTAATACATCAACAAATCACGATACGCAGCCTTTTTATACTTTTGAGTCTGGAAGGCTGCATCATGGCGGTACGTTTGAAGTTTACCCTGCCGAGCATTTCCATACAGGCTGGCATTCCCTGCTTTAAATTTTAGACGTGCAGACATTTCCCTGCCTTCACACAGGCGGGTATTTCCTTACTTGTGGTTTGTTGTTGAAGGTTAAGAAATAAATTGatcgtatttcttctttttttttcttctttttactgctTATTTTTTCacgagagaggaacagagaaaaatgttttaaaatggtTAATCGAGTCTTTATTCTCTTATGCGTCACTATTTAGGATCTACtggtgagggtgaagggaaatatccgctcgcaaacacacacacatatataaatatacataaatatgtatatatatatttatatatatatacgcacatacatatatatatatatacatatatacataaatatatggaatccaggtggattccgaaactgttgtctcactttcaataaatctagttttacacacacacacatacacatttaatatatatatatatatatatatatatatatatatatatatatatatatatatatatatacatatatatatatatacataaacatatatatatatatatatatatataaacatatatatacatatacacatatatatatatatatatatatatatatatatatatatacatatacacatatatatatatatatacacacacacatgactgccgcgatggtccagtggttaaagcactggactccgaccctcgtggtcccgagatcattccccgtcgcggcagtcgtaaaaatgcctgcgctctgactgcttggtcaagcccgaaaaaacgacaagtcgccttgagaagtcaaacgcaggcgtcgtggcacaagtgttagcacgctaaaccaatcaggcaagggtgacactgccatataacctctcaatagtgaattgagagagggttatgtcgtgcagtggaatgaatggctgttaaaaaaatatgcatacatacatacatacatacataaatacttacacacacatacacacatacacacatatgtgtgtatatatgtatatgtatatatatgtatatatacatatatacgtatatatacacacatgtatatacatatatgtatgtatgtgtatatatataatacacacacacacacacacacacacacacacacacacacacacatatatatatatatatatatatatatatatatatatatatatatatatatgtatagatatatgtatatacatgtgtgcatatatatatgtatgtatatatacagatacatatatatgtgtatgtatatatatatatatatatatatatatatgtatatacatgtgtgcatatatatatgtatgtatatatacagatacatatatatgtgtatgtatatacatacatatatataacatgttcaTAAACACGATTtgcgtaagccattagacatagaccacgtggctcgaagttcagaaaagaaccagcgcctcagcgaggacttagatgacgaatTCACCTGACCTTGTTTGGACTCTCGGACGTGACCCAACAACCGCAGGCTCAGGTCATGttaccagccttccgccccctcctctccccacacgGCTGGTCGCCGGACCCGCCCACCTCCTCGCACTCGgtgcttacccaagactcgtctcgtgtgttaccatcactgTGCTGTACTCCTCTTCAGTGAAGAGTTATGTCCGTTATAGAACTATGTCTACCCCTGTAAACCAATGTTTAAAGGTTCCTCTATCTAatacctttcacacacacacacacacacacacacacacacatatatatatatatatatatatatatatatatatatatatatatatatttatatatatatatttatatatatatatatatatatatatatatatatatatatatgtgtgtgtgtgtgtgtgtgtgtgtgtgtgtaagtatacacacacatatatatgtatatgtatatatatatgcatatatatagatatacatatgcgcacaaaacacacacacatacacacacacacacacacacacacacacacacacacacacacacacacacacacacacacacacacacacacacacacacacacacacaaacacacacacatatatatatatatatatatatatatatatatatatatatatatgtacatatatatacatacacacgtatgtatatatagtgtatatatatgtatatggataaatatacatgtatatacatatgcgtatatatatgtatatatacatatatacgtatatatacatatatacgtatatatacatatatacgtatatatacatatatatgtatatatagtatatatacatacatatatatatttatatatgtatatgcatgtatatatatacacatatatacatacatacatacagttgtaTATacaagtctgtatatatatatatatatatatatatatatatatatatatatatgtttgtatacatacacacacacacacacacacacacacacacatatatatatatatatatatatatatatatatatatatatatatatatataaacacacatacacacacttgtaaatacaaatctgtatatatatatatatatatatatatatatatatatgtatacatgtatatataaatatatatatatatatatatatatatatatgtgtgtgtgtgtgtgtgtgtgtgtgtgtgtgtgtgtgtttatatatatatatatatatatatatatatatgtatatatgtttatgtgtgtgtgtgtgtgtgtgtgtttgtgtgtgtgtgtgtgtgtgtgtgtgtgtttgtgtgtttgtgtgtgtgtgtgtgtgtgtgtgtgtatgtgtgtgtgtatgtgtgtgtgtatacatatatacataaacacacacacacacacacacatacacacacacactcacacacaaacacacaaacacacacacacacacagacacacacacaaacacacacacacacacacacacacacataaacatatatacatatatatatatatatatatatatatataaacacacacacacacacacacacacacacacacacacacacacacacacatatatatatatatatatatatatatatatatatatgtgtgtgtgtgtgtatgtatatttttatatttgtatgtatatatgtatatatatatatatttgtatgtatacatgtatatatacacatatatatatgtgtgtatatatacatatatacatacaaatataaaaatataaatacacatatatatatatatatatatatatatatatatatatatatatatatatatatatatatgtgtgtgtgtgtgtgtgtgtgtgtgtgtgtgtgtgtgtgttgtgtgtgtgtttatgtatatatgtatactcacacatacacacatatatagatatatataaagatagatagatagatagatatatatgtttatttatttatgcacatttatatataaatatatatgtatatatatgtatgtatatacgtatatatatattattttatatatatatacgtatatatatatatatatgtatatatatatgcatgtatgtatgtatgtatgtatgtatgtatgcatgtatgtatgcatgtatgtatgtatatgtatgcatgtatatctacatctatttccaGGAAGGATGTGGAACCCGGATGCGCTACGGCAGTGGTGGGAGTACCTCTCCCTGCACTCGGCCTGGGAAGTCCTCGTGCCGGACGCCGTGTGGGCAGCCGTCGGCCCCTTCGTCATCTGGGGGCAGGTCCtggtcttcttcttcctgtttctcgtCGCCACCGTCGGCAGGAGACTGAAGCTCAGGAGGAAGTACGTGGAGCTGCTGGAGGGGGTGTTCCAGTTCGCGAGCGTCAAGCTAGAGGAACCGGAGGACGAGCAGGAGGCcttggtcgaggaggaggaggaagggtgagggagatcaTGTGTGCAGAGCCAGGAAGAGAGGaacaatcagaaagagagagagagagagagagagagagagagagagagagagagagagagagagagagagagagagagagagagagagagagagagagagagagagagagaaagggaaagagagagagagaggaaggataaaagaaagataaaagctaTAGCATGATTTAAAAATAGttaaagaacaaaaacacaaaaaagaggcCAAGCGCTGAGACTGACCTCTGTCCCCAGCCTAGTGATCTGCCCCGAGTCCCCCCGTGCGGGCTCCGGCTCCCCCTCCGGCAAGTTCGAGTTCCAGGACAGCCTCCCGTACATCGTGGCTGGCATGAGGGCTGTCGTACAGGACTGCGTCAGCAGTAGTTTTAGTTCAGCTGAGTTGCGGACGTGGAACATGCTGTCCAGGTAAGTGGAGACATTAATTTTCCAAATGAAGATGAGATAACATGGTAGCTCATAACCGTTCACGGAATCTAATGAGTATAATCATGAAGTAAAATGTCTAGAATTTCCTGTAAACGGTAGAAACCGAAACCAGGTGGATGAGCACCCTGATATGAGATGTGCATTATCAGTGAGTCAGTCTTAAGGTAGTTGGTAAACAGCGCCATCCATTCCAGTGATATGTATCAGaattaaaaaaactttttttttcgtttggggCTTATGAAAGACCTGGATATTAAGAGGCTGTTAGAGCTTTCCATAAGAAAAGCTGGAATTCTTTAGAGGCTTGGGACCGAATCCTCTTCCAGGACGAAGCGGCAGCGCTACCTCCGCCTGAGCCCTTCGCTCACCGTGTTCTGGATGTGGGGCTTCGTCATCCGGTGGGTGTTTCTCATGCCGGTACGTGTACTGCTCCTCGCCATGAGTCTGAGCACACTGGTGGTGCTCTGCCTCACCGTCGGGTTCCTGCCGGAGAGCACCTTCAAGAGGAAGGTCAACGCCTGGGTGGTCAGCTGGTGCTTCGACTTCGTGGCCGGCTCGCTGTCCGTGGTGGCCAGGTGCGCCTCTGCTTCCTGCGCCCTTGCTTCGCTCCTCGGTGGCCGGCTGCCTCCTCCCCCCGTCGTCTGCTCCTTAACTCGCTTTGCTTCAcaatacctttttcttctttctcctgctcctgtatatctatatttttttctcctttgtttttttcgagcgaattttctttttctataactTACTGTTTatcctctttcgcttcttccttaatcccttcattattgtttttttttcgtttttttttttttttttgtttctcttatccTTTGTATTTTTAATTATGTTGTTTCTCTTAACTCTCCTTTAGCTTCTTCCTAAtatttccctccattttctccctctcttactatcATCCTACACTTTAGATTCTTCATGACAAATATCTCTCTTCTTCAatgcttctcattctttctttattctttccatctctctcctccctgccgtCTCTCCGTCGGCCAGGCTTATGATTAGAATTTAGTCAATTATCTGGTTATTACTGGTTTTatctaaggggagggggagggggggggggctggctgtCATATCTCATCTCCTATCTTTTATCAGTTGTTGAGATTCCTTCTTGGACAGAGAGCAACGGCAACGAGTTATTGCTAGGAGAAATGAGCAAGCCAAAGATTCTTCTACATTTTAAGCATAtacggtgataatggtaatgctaatgatgagataacaacaatatcaacaacaataataatatgataatggtgatgatgatgatgacgatgacgatgatgacgatgacgatgacgatggcgatgacgatggcgatgacgatgacgatgacgatgacgatgacgatgacgatgacgatgacgatgacgatgacgatgacgacgatgacgatgacgacgatgatgatgctgatgatgctgatgatgatgacgacgacgacgacgacgacgacgacgacgacgatgatgacgatgacgatgacgatgacgatgacgatgacgatgacgatgacgatgacgatgacgatgacgatgacgatgacgatgacgatgacgatgacgacgacgacgatgatgatgatgatgatgatgatgacgacgatgatgacgatgacgacgacgacgatgatgatgatggtgataaagatgacgatgacgatgacgatgacgacgacgacgacgacgatgacgatgacgaagacgaagacgatgacgatggcgatggcgatggcgatggcgatgatgatgatgatgatgatgatgatgatgatgatgatgatgatgatgatgatgatgatgatgatgatgaggaggaggaggaggaggaggaggagcaggagcaggagaaggaggaaaaatgacTTACAGGAAGAATATTGAAACCGTAAAACACTACAGATTTCAtaatctttacctctctctccacaGGTTCCACAACAAGGAGAACAGACCCAGCCACGGGATAGCCGTCGCGAACCACACCTCGCCCATCGACTCCATGGTACTGGCGACAGACAAGTGCTATGACATGGTATGTACCAACATATATAGGCAGTGGTGAGAAAAAAACGTTGTAGGATCATGCTTCTAGATTTAGTCTGAAGAAACGGCAACACAAAGCGGGAACACCGGTGCAGCAATACTATTAATGTGTGGTAAATACAATGATACGAACCAATCGCAGCAACACTTACTACGCCAGTACTAGCAACAATATATTGGTCAGTGTCAGTACCGTACTATACTATagcagaagtaataataacaccaataacagccCCTCGATAACAAGTgcagcagtaaaaaaaaacacaaaacagttTTATTGAGAGAGCGTTTATTGTGGAGTGTCTTTTTTTGACATATCAGCATGctaattattttgtttgttttgtcactCACGTCTGCCTCAGGTTGGCCAGCGGTCGAAGGGAATCCTCGGCGTGTTCATGAGGGCGCTGGCGAGGTCCTCGTCTCACATCTGGTTCGAAAGGACGCAGTCGAAGGAGAGGTCCCAGGTGGCGCAGATGTAAGtcggagagaggggatggaagagagagagagagagagagagagagagagagagagagagagagagagagagagagagagagagagagagagagagagagagagagagagggagagagagagagagagagagagagagagagagagagagagagagagagagagagagagagagagagagagagagagagagagagagagagagagaggtggagagaggtggagagacaaagaggatgGGGTGAGAGATTAGCGGGAAAGCGCGAAAAGATGATCgtagatgggaaaggaagagaaagggagaaaacagagAATGGTAAAATGAGGTGTAGGGGGAGAttaggaggaaaagatgaagggaaaaaagaaagagaaaagaaaagataatgaaagacagaggaggagtaatttggagagggaggaggaggaaagaaactcCTGCCTCTAACAtgccatatttatattcatagatcACCTAAACCATCGTCCTGACAATCTTCAACTATCCATTGATTTCCCGGTTCAGGTTGCAAGCGCACGCCCAGGATACAACTAAGCCCCCGATCCTGATCTTCCCCGAGGGCATCTGCGTCAACAACACGGCCGTCATGCAGTTCAAAAAAGGGGCCTTTGAGGTACAGTTCAAGTTGTtgcatctttccccttttctttttcttttcgtcaagCTGTTAGTATGCTTGTGTATGCCGTCTCCTTCGCACGAACTTCAAATTGAAAGAAGCTTGTTAAACTGAAATGTAAAAATAGGATGTCTGGTGAATATCTGCTTATCTGCGTCGATCTGATTTCTTGGCAACGATGGCCTTATCGGGACAGCTTTCTCGTTGACTCCACCTCCCCCCGTGTTCAAGTTTAGAAATGAAGGTAATAGtgcatttgcatgtatgcatacacacacactcacacacacacatacacttgtttatatatgaatatatatatacacatatatataaacatatgcatatgtatatatatatataaatatatatatatatatatacatatgcatatgcatatgtatgtatatatatatgtgtgtgtgtgcgtgtgcatgtgtgtgtgtgtgtgtgtgtgtgtgtgtgtgtgtgtgtgtgtgtgtgtgtgtgtgcatgcgcgtttgtgtgtgtgtgtgtgtgtgtgtgtttgtgtgtgtgcgtgtgtgtgtgtgtgtgtgtgtgtgtgtgtgtgtgtgtgtgtgtgtgtgtgtgcatgcgcgtttgtgtgtgtgtgtgtgtgtgtgtgtgtgtgtgtgtgtgtgcgcatgcgcgtttgtgtgtgtgtgtgtgtgtgtgtgcatgcgcgtttgtgtgtgtgtgtgtgtgtgtgtgtgtgtgtgtgtgtgtgtgtgtgtgtgtgtgcatgcgtgtgtgtgtgtgtgtattctgtataTACACGCAGTGTTTGTAAGctttatacattaaaaaaatatttgagaTATCAAGAGGCAAGTTCCATGTCCAATCAGGGTCTGGCCCCAACGCACCTCACGCCACGAACTCAAGGTCACTCCGAAGGCTGATTAGGAAACCAATCTAGAAAGTGCTAACAACTGCAGATATCGCTGATTAGCGATGCAAGCTCTGAAAGACTCTTAGattttgatcataataataatatgacaagaatataaaatacatacattacgTATTTTATGCACGTCAGtgagtacaacacacacacacacacacacacacacacacacacacacacacacacacacacacacacacacacacacacacaaacacatacaaacacatacacaaacacacacacacacacacacacacacacacacacacacacacacacacacaaacacacacacacacacacacacacacacacacacacacacacaaacacacacacacacacacacacacactataatggtctctcattcagttatacaagaaaccactatattatctggcaggtccagaggatctgtttaacagctttattgtgaaACCGACACGTAGTAGaaatgggtagcttgtggcgaagacgcgtcagcttctacgggaggagagggaaggtgtgtgcagctccagggccggactgtttctgcttctttctgggacaggctgggtcactcttcctttatcctttgaccagggcgccgggtgtttccctcggggcgcttcctgttattctggagtgaggtcaggtcaaccagctgcccgggcctgtccttaaatagatattgaatgtcacaccgctctgccactaagtatgtataaatagctccagcgtggcgtggccatgctggcccaagccagccggcggccccagagggcatgccccacttaaggctcaggatgacccaggtcaggagagt from Penaeus chinensis breed Huanghai No. 1 chromosome 39, ASM1920278v2, whole genome shotgun sequence harbors:
- the LOC125046847 gene encoding glycerol-3-phosphate acyltransferase 3-like, with the translated sequence MWNPDALRQWWEYLSLHSAWEVLVPDAVWAAVGPFVIWGQVLVFFFLFLVATVGRRLKLRRKYVELLEGVFQFASVKLEEPEDEQEALVEEEEEGLVICPESPRAGSGSPSGKFEFQDSLPYIVAGMRAVVQDCVSSSFSSAELRTWNMLSRTKRQRYLRLSPSLTVFWMWGFVIRWVFLMPVRVLLLAMSLSTLVVLCLTVGFLPESTFKRKVNAWVVSWCFDFVAGSLSVVARFHNKENRPSHGIAVANHTSPIDSMVLATDKCYDMVGQRSKGILGVFMRALARSSSHIWFERTQSKERSQVAQMLQAHAQDTTKPPILIFPEGICVNNTAVMQFKKGAFEIDSVVFPIAIRFDPRYGDPFWYQDSFGAYLFSMMTSWAIVCDVWYLPPMRRGETESAAAFASRVKALIAHRGGFVQLAWDGSIKLAQKGNALWREKQTQWRNKQQVEFARHLSVSDDESVTKDGNTEERENRAKDSGKDSEESASEDICREGKKEV